The DNA sequence CCTGACCGGCCGGGCCGTACCGGGGACGATCGGCTACACCTACGTGGACCTCGCGCTCCACCGCACCCGGCGCAAGCTGCGGAACATGCTCGCGCTGCGGCAGCACGACACGTTCTGCCTCAACGACACCGCGCCGACCACGCCGGAGCAGGACGCGCTGCTGCGGAGCTTTCTCGAGGCGTACTACCCGACGCCCGCTCCGTGGGAAAGGTAGGATGCTGGGCTTACCAAAGTGAACAAAGTGCCGTAAAAACAGCAAAGCGTCCCGAGTTACCCCCGACTTGAGGAGTGTTCCGTCATGCGACTGCCGATCAGGGCCGCGACATGTCTCGCGCTGATCGCCGCCGTCTGCGCACCCACCACCCCGGCGTGGAGCGTGGCCGCCGCCCCGGAGGCCGGCGCCGGAACCACCAAGGCGACCGAGAAGAAGCCGGCCGAGCAGGCGACCACGAAGAAGAAAAAGAAGGCGCGGCCGGTGGACTGCGCGAAGGTGAAGTGCATCGCGCTCACCTTCGACGACGGCCCGGGCAAGCGGGTGGGCACGCTGCTCGACACCCTCAAGAAGCACAACGCCAAGGCGACGTTCTTCCTCGAGGGCCAGTACGTCAAGGCCCGGCCCGAGCTGGCCAAGCGCATCGCGAAGGAGGGCCACCAGCTCGGCAACCACAGCTACCGCCACCCCGACTTCACCAAGATCGACGAGGAGCGGATCCGCTCGGAGATCGTCGAGACCCAGCGGCTGGTGCACAAGCTCACCGGCAAGTACCCGACCACGCTGCGGCCGCCGTACGGCCTCTACAACGACAAGGT is a window from the Thermopolyspora flexuosa genome containing:
- a CDS encoding polysaccharide deacetylase family protein; its protein translation is MRLPIRAATCLALIAAVCAPTTPAWSVAAAPEAGAGTTKATEKKPAEQATTKKKKKARPVDCAKVKCIALTFDDGPGKRVGTLLDTLKKHNAKATFFLEGQYVKARPELAKRIAKEGHQLGNHSYRHPDFTKIDEERIRSEIVETQRLVHKLTGKYPTTLRPPYGLYNDKVQQIATELGLPIILWNTTSHDWASRNQDAIYREVLKGARRDSVVLMHDWVDATVDVMPRLLTALKKRGFHVVTVDSLLRGRKLKPGEVWPADATISPEDTPLVQPND